A genomic segment from bacterium encodes:
- a CDS encoding alpha-amylase family glycosyl hydrolase: MSCFEFHISKKSRLRYQFNENIYCLSGNVVLTDFYAVRLFAQKINQRRDWTTGFMEPVRASHINAMGLIDEIIHYVCGRYRQDKNPSALKNAVNWLNDKFGAEIINCTLLKFIDEFPPLLVYQERQSKEAYLKAETNGISHSEILTEEMICLYLANNNPAFLSFAELFEDFELKKTTPYPQIVSSLIDYFNTQPRFGAKEECLIDFLRAPVKASPHSLTGQLAYIRENWAHLLSKDLLYRILLALDLIKEEDKFRAIGAGPTLVPDFKLIDTGLGPEYERFSPDADWMPNVVLIAKNVYVWLEQLSKKYHRAITKLDEIPDEELDILARWGFTALWLIGLWERSPASQKIKQICGNPEAISSAYSLYDYTIAEDLGGESALMNLRNRAFSHGIRLSSDMVPNHMGIYSKWVIEHPDWFIHLRHSPFPSYRFTGVNLSWDERVGIYIEDGYWNRQDAAVVFKRVDHWTGDERYIYHGNDGTHMPWNDTAQLNFLMPEVREAVIQTIIHVARQFPIIRFDAAMTLVKKHYQRLWFPQPGSGGDIPSRAEYGITKKEFDQLFPAEFWREVVDRVAAEVPDTLLLAEAFWLMEGYFVRTLGMHRVYNSAFMNMLKMEENAKYRSVIKNVLEFNPQILKRFVNFMNNPDEETTLAQFGKDDKYFGVLLMMVTMPGLPMFGHGQIEGFGEKYGMEYRRAYWDEQVDWNLVWRHESEIFPLMKKRYLFSGVENFLLYDFYNQHGYVNENVFAYSNMCGDERAIILYHNKFEQAAGWIKTSVAFSLDGKHLIQKTLAQGLKLKTDEPYYYIFKDYKTGLEYIRQGREIAQNGLYVQLDAFKYHIFMDFREIYDTPEGHYRNLTNFLNGRGVPNIEEAVTELYLKPIHIPFTAIINPDTLHKLAGGEINEFEDKIRALLWAVKHFSEGLGDVETVASHLKRVFLAALQLEKLDVPETIDFFRTYPNNKRILLIWLVVYSLGRIKAEITDYEEQSLTWIDEWLLGKIIRQTIQAMGTDDWVAYREEFLIKILIKHHQWIKNPLINILKDPEVQNYIHLNRYEGILYFHKESFEELMNWLFIVSIVHEPTGSIERYEVVRKFIQSAKKAKYQFNKMR, from the coding sequence ATGTCGTGTTTTGAATTTCATATCTCTAAAAAATCAAGACTTCGCTATCAGTTTAACGAAAATATCTATTGTTTGTCTGGAAATGTCGTTCTAACAGATTTTTATGCGGTTCGGCTGTTTGCTCAAAAAATAAACCAACGCCGTGATTGGACAACTGGTTTTATGGAACCTGTCCGTGCCAGCCACATCAATGCTATGGGATTAATTGATGAAATCATTCATTATGTCTGCGGTCGGTATCGCCAGGATAAAAATCCCAGCGCCTTGAAGAACGCCGTCAACTGGCTAAATGACAAATTTGGTGCGGAAATAATTAATTGCACCCTGCTTAAATTTATCGATGAATTTCCACCACTTCTCGTCTATCAAGAAAGGCAATCTAAAGAGGCGTATCTTAAAGCAGAAACCAACGGTATATCCCATTCTGAAATCCTGACAGAAGAGATGATTTGTCTATATTTAGCCAATAATAATCCTGCTTTCTTATCGTTTGCTGAATTGTTTGAGGATTTTGAATTAAAGAAAACAACACCCTATCCACAAATTGTAAGTTCACTTATTGATTATTTTAACACTCAACCGCGATTTGGTGCAAAAGAAGAGTGCCTGATTGATTTTTTAAGGGCACCAGTAAAGGCATCACCGCATTCGTTAACAGGTCAACTGGCTTATATTAGAGAAAATTGGGCTCATTTGCTTTCAAAAGACCTTCTTTACCGCATTTTACTGGCACTTGATTTAATCAAAGAAGAAGACAAATTTCGGGCAATTGGCGCCGGACCAACATTAGTCCCGGATTTCAAACTCATTGATACTGGTTTGGGCCCTGAATATGAGCGTTTTAGCCCGGATGCAGATTGGATGCCAAATGTAGTTTTAATAGCCAAAAATGTTTATGTCTGGCTGGAGCAATTATCTAAAAAATATCACCGAGCCATAACTAAGCTGGATGAGATACCTGATGAGGAATTAGATATTTTAGCCCGATGGGGATTTACGGCTTTGTGGCTGATTGGTTTATGGGAAAGAAGTCCAGCCTCACAAAAAATAAAGCAGATTTGTGGAAATCCAGAGGCAATCTCATCAGCCTACTCACTTTATGACTACACCATTGCTGAGGATTTAGGAGGGGAGTCTGCACTTATGAATTTGCGAAATCGGGCATTTAGTCACGGTATTCGATTATCCAGCGATATGGTGCCAAACCATATGGGCATATACTCAAAATGGGTGATTGAACATCCTGACTGGTTTATTCACTTAAGACACAGCCCTTTCCCCTCATATCGGTTTACCGGGGTTAATCTATCCTGGGATGAGCGAGTTGGGATTTATATCGAGGATGGTTATTGGAATAGGCAGGATGCGGCGGTTGTCTTTAAACGAGTTGACCATTGGACTGGCGACGAAAGATACATTTATCACGGCAATGATGGCACGCATATGCCCTGGAATGATACCGCTCAGTTGAATTTTCTGATGCCAGAGGTGCGTGAAGCGGTTATCCAGACAATCATTCATGTAGCAAGGCAATTTCCCATCATTCGTTTTGATGCGGCAATGACGCTGGTTAAAAAACACTATCAACGACTCTGGTTTCCTCAGCCTGGTAGTGGTGGTGATATTCCATCAAGGGCTGAATATGGCATAACTAAAAAAGAATTTGACCAACTCTTTCCTGCAGAATTCTGGAGAGAGGTAGTTGACCGAGTTGCGGCTGAGGTGCCTGATACACTACTTCTGGCAGAGGCTTTCTGGCTGATGGAAGGTTATTTTGTTCGCACACTTGGTATGCACCGCGTCTATAATAGTGCCTTTATGAACATGCTTAAAATGGAAGAAAATGCAAAATATCGCTCGGTAATAAAAAATGTATTAGAATTTAACCCCCAAATATTGAAGCGGTTTGTTAATTTTATGAATAACCCGGATGAAGAGACCACTCTGGCTCAATTTGGCAAAGATGATAAATATTTTGGTGTGCTTTTGATGATGGTCACAATGCCTGGCTTACCTATGTTTGGTCATGGACAAATCGAAGGGTTTGGAGAAAAATATGGGATGGAGTATCGAAGGGCATACTGGGATGAACAGGTGGACTGGAATCTCGTCTGGCGACACGAAAGCGAAATATTCCCTTTAATGAAAAAACGATACCTGTTCAGTGGTGTTGAAAATTTTCTGCTTTATGATTTTTATAATCAACACGGCTATGTAAATGAAAATGTCTTTGCCTATTCTAATATGTGTGGCGATGAGAGAGCGATTATCCTTTATCACAATAAATTTGAGCAGGCCGCTGGCTGGATTAAAACATCTGTCGCTTTTTCGCTTGATGGCAAACACCTCATCCAGAAAACATTAGCACAAGGACTAAAATTAAAAACCGATGAGCCATATTATTATATCTTTAAAGATTACAAAACTGGACTTGAATACATCCGTCAGGGGCGAGAAATTGCCCAAAATGGACTGTATGTCCAGTTAGATGCATTCAAATACCATATCTTTATGGATTTCCGTGAAATATATGACACCCCTGAAGGACACTATCGGAATCTAACAAATTTCCTCAACGGTCGCGGTGTGCCAAATATTGAAGAGGCAGTGACCGAGCTCTATCTTAAACCAATCCACATACCTTTTACGGCAATTATAAATCCAGACACCCTTCATAAATTGGCTGGTGGTGAAATAAACGAATTTGAGGATAAAATCAGGGCATTGTTGTGGGCAGTCAAACACTTTAGCGAAGGACTGGGTGATGTCGAAACGGTTGCCAGTCATTTAAAAAGAGTTTTTTTGGCGGCACTCCAACTGGAAAAATTGGATGTCCCTGAGACTATTGACTTTTTCCGCACCTATCCTAACAATAAAAGAATTTTGTTAATCTGGCTGGTGGTTTATTCCTTAGGACGGATAAAAGCAGAGATAACTGATTATGAGGAACAAAGCCTGACCTGGATTGATGAATGGTTGCTGGGCAAGATTATTCGACAAACTATTCAGGCAATGGGAACAGATGACTGGGTTGCTTATCGTGAGGAATTTTTGATAAAGATTTTGATTAAGCATCACCAGTGGATTAAAAATCCTTTAATTAATATCTTAAAAGACCCTGAGGTTCAAAATTACATTCATTTAAATAGATATGAAGGGATATTGTATTTTCACAAGGAGAGTTTTGAGGAGTTGATGAATTGGCTCTTTATAGTTTCAATTGTCCATGAACCCACTGGTAGCATTGAGCGATATGAAGTTGTCCGTAAATTCATCCAATCCGCCAAAAAGGCAAAATATCAATTTAATAAAATGAGGTAA
- a CDS encoding MgtC/SapB family protein produces the protein MDFRDIILRLLLTVVMGGIIGAERQIHRKSAGMRTHILVCLGSTLMMLISLFIYDTFKDEVNVDPGRIVGHVISGIGFLGAGTIIVTGGSIRGLTTAATLWVTAAVGLAVGCGFYLAAGITTLIILLALIWLEPFEEKFLSKDRKEEMDSNSHSEKV, from the coding sequence ATGGATTTTCGAGATATCATTTTACGGCTTTTATTAACCGTGGTTATGGGCGGGATTATTGGAGCAGAGCGGCAGATTCACCGCAAATCTGCCGGAATGAGAACACATATCCTCGTATGTCTGGGTTCGACATTAATGATGCTTATTTCCTTATTTATTTATGATACCTTCAAAGACGAAGTAAATGTTGACCCTGGTAGAATTGTTGGGCATGTCATCAGTGGCATTGGATTTTTAGGTGCTGGCACGATTATCGTTACTGGAGGGTCTATTCGAGGATTAACTACGGCGGCAACACTCTGGGTCACCGCCGCGGTAGGATTAGCGGTTGGCTGTGGATTCTACTTAGCCGCAGGTATAACAACACTTATCATTCTCCTTGCCCTGATATGGTTAGAACCATTTGAAGAAAAATTCCTATCAAAAGATAGAAAAGAGGAAATGGACAGCAATTCTCATTCTGAGAAGGTATAA